A part of Arachis hypogaea cultivar Tifrunner chromosome 12, arahy.Tifrunner.gnm2.J5K5, whole genome shotgun sequence genomic DNA contains:
- the LOC112730004 gene encoding uncharacterized protein codes for MDPGSSADVLFYSIYQNMKLSDKALQPSIGELVDFSGERVPIRGYIWLQTSLGNYPDCKTLDIQYLVVDYKSPYNIILGRPSLNAFHAIVLTIHLCVKFFSQDNKVVTIDANQKEARQCYNTSLKVNPSRQADEQYVQAESLPTLANLDPRTNLQDRPMPTDALTKIKLTNDEDKHTYIGDALQEQAKEHLIKLLQQNINLFAWTPTDMSGIDPNVICHRLAINPSIQPIAQKKRHLGIDKKEASLEETQKLLNAGFIKKLRFTS; via the coding sequence ATGGACCCAGGTAGTAGCGCCGATGTACTTTTCTATTCAATATACCAAAATATGAAACTAAGTGACAAAGCTCTCCAACCATCTATAGGAGAACTGGTAGATTTCTCAGGTGAGCGTGTTCCAATTCGAGGTTATATATGGTTACAAACATCACTAGGCAATTACCCTGATTGTAAAACTTTAGATATCCAATACCTAGTTGTGGACTACAAAAGCCCATATAATATCATCTTAGGCAGACCTTCTTTAAATGCTTTTCATGCTATTGTTTTGACTATACATTTGTGTGTCAAGTTTTTCTCACAAGATAACAAAGTCGTCACCATCGACGCTAACCAAAAAGAGGCCAGACAATGCTATAACACAAGCCTCAAGGTAAACCCTTCAAGACAAGCCGACGAGCAGTACGTACAAGCGGAGAGCCTACCTACTTTAGCAAATCTAGACCCTCGAACAAACCTACAAGACCGACCTATGCCTACAGACgccttaacaaaaataaaattgacaAACGATGAAGACAAGCACACCTATATTGGAGATGCTTTACAAGAGCAAGCAAAGGAACACCTTATCAAACTACTGCAGCAAAACATCAACTTGTTTGCCTGGACTCCGACAGACATGTCAGGTATTGACCCAAATGTCATTTGCCATAGACTTGCTATCAACCCATCAATCCAACCTATAGCCCAGAAAAAGCGTCACCTTGGTATAGACAAGAAGGAAGCCTCCTTAGAAGAAACTCAGAAACTACTCAATGCTGGATTCATAAAGAAACTCAGATTCACAAGTTAG